One genomic window of Aquisalimonas sp. 2447 includes the following:
- a CDS encoding chemotaxis protein CheB, translating into MSDITGDRDSTEPSPPEKGTSQQGDNAVMTVAGIGASAGGLEALRTLVGALPTRTNMAYIIAQHLSPKHESMLVQLLSRETALPVEQISDGMAIRPNTIAIALANANLVVDDGLLRLTEPEDRPIPKPSVDAFFRSLADEFGDHAVAVVLSGTGSDGSHGIRSIKAAGGFTLAQAPETAKYDGMPRAAMETGCVDLVMPPDRITGELQRIAEMSGRTLLIQPEEKEAPVYDRITRLVHQQTGLDLAAYKEKTIQRRLRRRMAARHLTTLDDYLALLETEPAEVQQFCQDVLISVTSFFRDPDAFTALQEQIGAMLRKRRPGDDIRIWVPGCATGEEAYSLAILLSEMLGPSVGDYRIQIFATDLDDTALGVARRGIYNVTSLAELRAETVNRYFEPAGDRYKVNKALREMLVFARQNLLHDPPFLRLDMISCRNLLIYFNNDAQRRLFELFHYAINPGGLLFLGKSENVTRHEHLFTALDSRWKIFQHRGNRTPRAAPPYPAGAIAPLDDPPTTAAPRPRLSAYDRMVRATLEHYAPPGLLVDDELVIQHILGDTSGYLRIPHGEPDFSVRNLVRHELSIDLAALVARVKKHGESVSSRLIELSDSNERVRVSMHPVTGELDQDLLYLISFDRQSAAEPVPRRDTDAADGTGALHAESAEQHIEDLEDELATTREHLQTVIEELETTNEELQSSNEELQSANEELQSSNERLETTNEELQSTNEELATVNDELSSKTDELNAAYTDLANVKDSLTDPVVVVDENLRIKFYNPACERIFASGEPLEDCPMLDVDLRVQVPRFRQRLMRVVQKGEQIEVQLSQSMHTTEEGGERGGSAVQRFYLLRMQPYLDQDRAVRGAVITFFDNTSIKRAERDARESESRLHAIVNRSPVITTVKDRQGRYVIANHAFESLLGLQPGGAIGRTDEQLFRQGIAHQNAERERAAWHSDTSSEHEETVTLAGESRTFIVERFPLLDEDGHAYGLCTKALDITARRRAEAEIRLQSKALDASINGVLLADARQPDMPSVYVNPAFQRITGYRPEEAMGANCRFLQGPDTDAEAVASIRHALRNGTSGRALLLNYRADGTPFWNDLSVAPVHDDQGEVTHFVGIQQDVTQRVRAEQAGQQNEERLRTAQDYAAVASFEWHPGNASLGTPEQLNTVFGITPPDRELTIMQLLRRVHGQDRHALLRAARACLRAQEEMDLEFRVNGDNGQQHWLQIRADAERDFRGRPIRLLGLVMDISRRKDVEHALLSARVEAEQANRAKSEFLSHMSHELRTPLNAILGFGQLLESDPDAPLNETQSENVQHILRAGWHLLDLISEVLDLARIESGRLNVEYQPTDLRTVVEDSIRTVAPMADQRRITLEHDVQFHGEFMSDTTRLTQILLNLLTNAVKYNHDDGHVRLVAWDQEQRLHIAVSDTGIGISHDNRDGLFESFNRLGQEGGRIQGTGIGLVLVQRLLALLGGEIQVASTPGEGSTFTISLPFVSADHVSDLVAETDSAAGTATTAVETVNRTLRILYVEDNPSNMALAREIFRRDPSIELLEATEAESGIARATSEQPDLILMDLHLPGMHGQQALDALRRDARTARIPVVAVSADVATSGEDIRAGGFAQVLTKPLRLPDLRRALTQCVRGDEPFEA; encoded by the coding sequence ATGTCGGACATCACCGGCGACCGCGACAGCACCGAGCCATCGCCCCCGGAGAAAGGAACGTCTCAACAAGGCGATAACGCCGTCATGACCGTCGCCGGGATCGGCGCCTCCGCCGGTGGTCTCGAAGCCCTGCGCACGCTGGTCGGCGCACTCCCCACGCGCACGAACATGGCCTACATCATCGCTCAGCACCTCTCGCCCAAGCACGAGAGCATGCTGGTGCAACTGCTGAGCCGGGAGACGGCCCTGCCGGTGGAGCAGATCAGCGACGGCATGGCGATCCGCCCCAACACCATCGCCATCGCGCTCGCCAATGCCAACCTGGTGGTGGACGACGGTCTGCTGCGCCTGACCGAACCCGAAGATCGCCCCATCCCCAAGCCGTCGGTGGATGCCTTCTTCCGCTCCCTGGCCGACGAGTTCGGGGACCACGCGGTTGCCGTGGTGCTCTCGGGCACCGGCAGCGACGGCAGCCACGGCATTCGCAGCATCAAGGCCGCCGGCGGCTTTACGCTGGCACAGGCACCGGAGACGGCCAAGTACGATGGCATGCCGCGGGCCGCCATGGAAACGGGCTGCGTGGACCTGGTGATGCCTCCGGACCGGATCACCGGTGAACTCCAGCGCATCGCCGAGATGAGCGGTCGCACGCTGCTGATCCAGCCGGAGGAGAAGGAGGCACCGGTTTACGACCGCATCACCCGCCTGGTGCACCAGCAGACCGGGCTGGACCTGGCGGCCTACAAGGAGAAGACCATCCAGCGCCGGTTGCGACGGCGCATGGCAGCACGACACCTGACCACCCTGGACGACTATCTGGCGTTGCTGGAGACGGAGCCCGCCGAGGTGCAGCAGTTCTGCCAGGACGTGCTCATTTCCGTGACATCGTTCTTCCGCGACCCGGACGCCTTTACCGCCCTGCAGGAACAGATCGGGGCCATGCTGCGCAAGCGCCGGCCCGGAGACGACATCCGCATCTGGGTGCCGGGGTGCGCCACCGGTGAAGAGGCCTACAGCCTGGCCATCCTCCTGAGCGAGATGCTCGGCCCCTCCGTCGGCGACTACCGCATCCAGATCTTTGCCACTGATCTGGACGACACCGCCCTGGGCGTTGCCCGCCGCGGCATCTACAACGTCACCTCGCTGGCCGAGCTGCGAGCGGAGACAGTGAATCGCTATTTCGAACCCGCAGGGGATCGGTACAAGGTCAACAAAGCGCTGCGGGAAATGCTGGTGTTCGCCCGCCAGAACCTGCTGCATGATCCGCCGTTCCTGCGCCTGGACATGATCAGCTGCCGCAATCTGCTGATCTACTTCAACAACGACGCGCAGCGGCGGCTGTTCGAGCTGTTCCACTACGCCATCAACCCCGGTGGGCTGCTGTTCCTGGGCAAGTCGGAGAACGTCACCCGGCATGAACATTTGTTCACGGCCCTGGACAGCCGCTGGAAGATCTTCCAGCACCGGGGCAACCGCACCCCCCGTGCGGCACCGCCCTATCCCGCCGGGGCGATTGCACCGCTGGACGATCCACCGACCACAGCGGCGCCGCGCCCGCGGCTCAGCGCCTACGACCGCATGGTCCGCGCTACCCTGGAACACTACGCGCCCCCGGGCCTGCTGGTGGATGACGAACTGGTGATCCAGCACATTCTCGGTGACACCTCGGGGTACCTGCGCATCCCCCACGGCGAACCGGACTTCAGCGTACGCAACCTGGTCCGGCACGAGCTCAGCATCGACCTCGCCGCCCTGGTGGCACGCGTGAAAAAACACGGCGAGTCCGTCAGCAGCCGACTCATCGAATTGTCGGATAGTAACGAGCGGGTGCGGGTGTCCATGCATCCGGTGACCGGCGAACTGGACCAGGATCTGCTCTACCTCATCAGTTTCGATCGCCAGTCTGCCGCCGAGCCCGTGCCGAGGCGCGACACCGACGCCGCCGATGGGACCGGTGCCCTGCACGCGGAGTCCGCCGAACAGCATATCGAAGACCTCGAGGACGAGCTGGCAACCACCCGGGAACACCTGCAGACGGTCATCGAGGAGCTGGAAACCACCAACGAGGAGCTGCAGTCCTCCAACGAGGAACTCCAGTCAGCCAATGAAGAGCTGCAGTCCTCCAACGAACGGCTCGAGACCACCAATGAGGAACTGCAGTCCACCAACGAAGAGCTCGCTACCGTCAACGACGAGCTCAGCAGCAAGACGGATGAGCTCAATGCCGCGTACACGGATCTTGCCAACGTCAAGGACAGCCTGACCGACCCCGTGGTCGTCGTGGATGAGAACCTGCGCATCAAGTTCTACAACCCCGCCTGCGAGCGGATTTTCGCCAGCGGCGAGCCGCTTGAAGACTGCCCGATGCTGGACGTCGACCTCAGAGTCCAGGTGCCGCGGTTCCGGCAGCGCTTGATGCGGGTGGTCCAGAAAGGCGAACAGATCGAGGTCCAGCTGTCCCAGTCCATGCACACGACGGAGGAAGGCGGCGAACGCGGTGGCAGCGCGGTACAGCGCTTCTACCTCCTGCGCATGCAGCCCTACCTGGACCAGGATCGCGCCGTGCGCGGCGCCGTCATCACTTTTTTCGACAACACCAGTATCAAACGCGCCGAACGGGATGCGCGCGAGAGCGAAAGCCGGCTCCACGCCATCGTCAACCGCTCACCGGTGATCACGACGGTCAAGGACCGGCAGGGGCGTTACGTGATTGCCAACCACGCCTTCGAGTCGCTGCTCGGCCTGCAGCCCGGGGGCGCCATCGGCCGCACGGATGAGCAGCTGTTCCGGCAAGGCATTGCGCACCAGAACGCCGAACGGGAGCGCGCAGCCTGGCACAGTGACACCAGCAGCGAGCATGAGGAGACAGTCACGCTTGCCGGTGAATCCCGGACGTTCATCGTCGAGCGGTTCCCGTTGCTCGACGAGGACGGGCATGCGTACGGGCTGTGTACGAAGGCGCTGGACATCACCGCACGGCGCCGGGCGGAAGCAGAGATCCGCCTGCAGTCCAAGGCACTGGATGCCTCCATCAACGGCGTCCTGCTCGCCGATGCCCGACAGCCCGACATGCCCAGCGTCTACGTCAACCCGGCGTTCCAGCGCATCACCGGCTATCGGCCTGAAGAAGCAATGGGCGCCAACTGCCGCTTCCTGCAGGGGCCCGACACCGATGCGGAAGCCGTGGCCAGCATCCGTCACGCCTTGCGTAACGGCACCTCCGGCCGCGCGCTACTGCTGAACTATCGCGCCGACGGCACACCGTTCTGGAATGATCTCTCCGTCGCCCCGGTTCACGATGACCAGGGTGAGGTCACCCACTTCGTGGGCATTCAGCAGGACGTCACCCAGCGTGTTCGCGCAGAGCAAGCCGGGCAACAGAACGAGGAACGCCTGAGGACCGCGCAGGATTACGCCGCCGTGGCCAGCTTCGAGTGGCATCCCGGTAACGCCTCTCTGGGCACACCCGAGCAGCTCAACACGGTCTTCGGCATTACGCCCCCGGACCGCGAGTTGACCATCATGCAGCTCCTGCGACGGGTGCATGGCCAGGACCGCCATGCGCTGCTGCGAGCCGCACGCGCCTGCCTGCGGGCACAGGAAGAAATGGATCTGGAGTTTCGCGTCAACGGCGACAACGGACAACAACACTGGTTGCAGATCCGCGCCGACGCCGAACGCGATTTCCGCGGCCGGCCCATTCGCCTGCTCGGTCTGGTCATGGACATCAGTCGGCGCAAGGATGTCGAACATGCCCTGCTGAGCGCCCGCGTCGAGGCGGAACAGGCCAACCGCGCCAAGTCCGAATTCCTGTCGCACATGAGCCACGAGCTGCGTACGCCGCTGAACGCCATCCTGGGCTTCGGCCAGTTGCTGGAGAGCGACCCCGATGCCCCTCTGAACGAGACGCAGAGCGAGAACGTCCAGCACATCCTGCGGGCGGGCTGGCATCTTCTGGACCTGATCAGCGAAGTGCTGGATCTGGCGCGGATCGAATCCGGCAGGCTGAACGTGGAGTATCAACCCACCGACCTGCGCACCGTGGTGGAAGACAGTATTCGGACCGTGGCACCCATGGCCGATCAGCGCCGGATCACGCTGGAGCACGACGTCCAGTTCCACGGCGAATTCATGTCGGACACCACCCGGCTGACCCAGATCCTGCTCAATCTGCTGACCAACGCCGTGAAGTACAACCACGACGACGGCCATGTACGACTGGTGGCCTGGGACCAGGAACAACGGCTCCATATCGCGGTAAGCGACACCGGCATCGGCATCAGCCATGACAACCGGGACGGGCTGTTCGAGTCCTTCAACCGCCTTGGCCAGGAGGGTGGCCGCATTCAGGGCACCGGCATCGGGCTCGTCCTGGTACAGCGGCTCCTGGCGCTGCTCGGCGGCGAGATCCAGGTGGCGAGCACGCCTGGCGAAGGCAGCACCTTCACCATCAGCCTGCCCTTCGTGTCGGCCGACCATGTGAGCGATCTGGTCGCCGAAACCGACAGCGCGGCGGGTACTGCCACCACCGCAGTGGAGACGGTAAACCGAACGCTCCGCATTCTCTATGTGGAGGACAATCCCAGCAACATGGCCCTGGCCAGGGAGATTTTCCGGCGGGACCCGTCCATCGAACTGCTGGAGGCGACGGAGGCGGAGAGTGGCATTGCCAGGGCGACAAGCGAACAACCCGACCTGATTCTCATGGATCTGCACCTGCCCGGCATGCATGGCCAGCAGGCGCTGGATGCATTGCGCCGGGACGCCCGCACGGCGCGGATCCCCGTTGTGGCCGTCAGTGCCGATGTGGCCACCAGTGGCGAGGACATTCGCGCCGGCGGTTTTGCTCAGGTACTCACCAAACCGCTACGGCTGCCGGATCTGCGCCGGGCCCTGACACAATGCGTCCGCGGCGATGAACCGTTCGAGGCTTAA
- a CDS encoding EAL domain-containing protein, producing MREGLQEIVDDLAAIAGESLAVADARAPDQPVVYVNPQFERLSGWPADAILGSNCRVLQGEEFDQPARWLMREAIRDARAMRGLMRNYDRHGRAFINEMTVLPLGGSPGEPECFAGFLRDVSSLQGQRSDGMPMVTERRREQGIETLVQRHGGGAVDDQVPARRYWLQVAATPADRIFAGCLDQHLEFESQWREAHPFTPDDLLAQVRRRAERAAPWLRLQVTRESRFPEHVHGVLQVLTDVLAGVLGLLCRFHPVSEVRVDLGLERGQEGGMAPLLTVSPSLTGNVEASVSEVRDDAAWGALAAMSFVEMAREARLGGAVLSVDPEFTFTLRLEHTISLHDVHGGAARDGARPLQVLVGEDNPVNWKMLRGLLERDGHSVRVAEDGEQVLAAVAEQRPDVVFLDLYMPGCDGFEAARRLRQREVDQELPGLPIIAVTAAGMEEAREQSLSVGMDAIVTKPVSHEHLRRVLWEQVGRRGGDGDGEQAGDAAAAEQAELDRALRALDYDVPLFRDMLEAFSRDFPERVRNLQTALEQGDTTEAGFLAHTIKGGLSNFSALEGVGLANALHDQIDRQQMVEAGATLRLLEDAVAGFTEWAESALDARDQRELVNEQRREDRRVEAEVAELSVLVVEDAADTRLMLTEFLRRDGYRVFAVEDGERALQHLEHQVPDLILMDCVMPGMDGLEACRRIKQRDEFADLPVLIITALNDEASASEAIRAGATDFTTKPIFLPVLRQRLRQMALSRERHQRIKYLAYHDALTGLPNRASFNEGLNGLLDDARDRGVQHALVYLDLDQFKIVNDTCGHGAGDELLARLGRVLAAQVRERDMVARLGGDEFGVLLQNCGLEDAVGVAEKLVEAARNYVFVWQDQAFFVGASAGLVAVTADSVGAEDLLSAADTACYSAKSNGRDRVQVYRDEDGHVLQESELIQQVPRINRALEEDRFVLYRQQIVPLFPGADEMPHYEVLVRMLGEDGELVAPGSFIPSAERYQVMPRVDRWVVRRALQGIRQMHLEQRQPARYSINLSGTTVGEKGFADFLEARVRDTGVPPEWLCFEITETATIRRLETAVEFIQRIRALGCSFALDDFGAGLSSFGYLKTLPVDYIKIDGRFVRELLLDSFDQAMVEAMQRIGTVMGIETIAEFVENEEVMDRLRDIGVRYAQGFGVHKPEPFID from the coding sequence ATGCGAGAAGGTCTTCAGGAAATCGTCGATGACCTGGCCGCTATTGCCGGCGAATCCCTGGCAGTTGCCGACGCGCGCGCGCCAGATCAGCCAGTGGTCTACGTGAACCCGCAATTCGAACGGCTCAGTGGCTGGCCGGCAGACGCCATCCTGGGCAGTAACTGCCGGGTCCTCCAGGGCGAAGAGTTCGATCAACCGGCACGATGGCTGATGCGCGAGGCGATTCGCGACGCACGGGCCATGCGTGGCCTGATGCGCAACTATGATCGTCACGGTCGGGCGTTCATCAATGAAATGACGGTGCTGCCGCTGGGTGGATCACCCGGTGAACCGGAATGCTTCGCCGGGTTTCTCCGGGACGTATCGTCGCTCCAGGGGCAGCGCAGCGATGGCATGCCGATGGTGACAGAGCGGCGCCGGGAGCAGGGGATCGAGACCCTGGTGCAGCGCCATGGCGGCGGCGCCGTCGATGACCAGGTTCCGGCCCGGCGGTACTGGCTCCAGGTGGCGGCCACACCGGCGGACCGGATTTTTGCCGGGTGTCTGGATCAGCACCTCGAGTTCGAGTCCCAGTGGCGTGAGGCGCACCCGTTCACGCCGGACGATCTGCTGGCCCAGGTGCGTCGCCGCGCGGAGCGTGCGGCGCCCTGGTTGCGGCTGCAAGTCACCCGTGAGTCCCGGTTTCCCGAGCATGTCCACGGCGTGCTCCAGGTGCTCACCGATGTGCTTGCCGGTGTCCTCGGGCTGCTGTGCCGGTTCCATCCGGTTTCGGAGGTGCGGGTGGACCTGGGGCTGGAACGCGGCCAGGAAGGCGGAATGGCGCCGCTGCTGACGGTGAGCCCCTCGTTGACCGGCAATGTCGAGGCCAGTGTTTCCGAGGTCCGGGACGATGCGGCCTGGGGTGCGCTGGCCGCCATGAGCTTCGTCGAGATGGCCCGCGAGGCGCGACTGGGCGGTGCCGTGCTCAGTGTCGATCCCGAGTTCACGTTTACCCTGCGGCTGGAGCACACGATCTCGCTGCACGATGTCCACGGCGGGGCTGCGCGCGACGGCGCACGGCCGTTGCAGGTGCTGGTGGGCGAGGACAATCCGGTCAACTGGAAGATGTTGCGCGGGCTACTGGAGCGTGACGGTCACAGCGTTCGCGTGGCCGAGGATGGCGAGCAGGTGCTGGCCGCCGTGGCCGAGCAACGGCCGGATGTGGTCTTCCTGGACCTGTACATGCCGGGGTGTGATGGTTTCGAGGCGGCGCGCCGCCTGCGGCAACGGGAGGTGGATCAGGAGTTGCCGGGGCTGCCGATCATTGCCGTTACCGCGGCAGGAATGGAAGAAGCCCGGGAGCAGAGCCTGTCCGTGGGCATGGATGCCATCGTCACCAAGCCGGTGAGTCATGAACACTTGCGGCGGGTGCTTTGGGAACAGGTGGGCCGGCGTGGTGGTGACGGCGACGGTGAGCAGGCCGGAGATGCGGCCGCCGCCGAACAGGCGGAACTGGATCGGGCGCTGCGAGCGCTGGATTACGACGTGCCGTTGTTCCGGGACATGCTGGAAGCGTTTTCAAGGGATTTCCCCGAACGGGTCCGCAATCTGCAGACGGCCCTGGAGCAGGGTGACACCACCGAGGCCGGCTTCCTGGCGCACACCATCAAGGGTGGGCTCTCCAATTTCAGTGCCCTGGAAGGTGTGGGCCTCGCCAACGCCCTGCATGACCAGATTGATCGGCAGCAGATGGTCGAAGCTGGTGCGACTTTGCGGCTGTTGGAAGACGCGGTCGCCGGATTTACGGAATGGGCGGAGTCCGCGCTGGATGCCCGCGACCAGCGCGAGTTGGTGAACGAACAGCGCCGGGAGGACCGGCGCGTGGAAGCGGAGGTGGCCGAGCTGTCGGTGCTGGTGGTGGAGGACGCCGCGGATACCCGCCTGATGCTGACAGAGTTCTTGCGTCGGGACGGGTATCGGGTCTTCGCCGTGGAAGACGGGGAGCGGGCCCTGCAGCACCTGGAACACCAGGTTCCCGACCTGATCCTCATGGACTGTGTCATGCCCGGCATGGACGGCCTGGAGGCGTGTCGCCGCATCAAGCAGCGTGATGAGTTTGCCGACCTGCCGGTGCTCATCATTACCGCGTTGAATGACGAAGCGTCTGCCAGCGAGGCGATCCGTGCCGGTGCCACGGATTTCACTACCAAACCGATCTTTCTACCGGTGCTGCGGCAACGCCTGCGCCAGATGGCGCTGTCCCGGGAGCGTCACCAGCGCATCAAGTACCTGGCCTATCACGACGCATTGACCGGCCTGCCCAACCGCGCCAGCTTCAACGAGGGTCTCAACGGCCTGCTGGACGATGCGCGTGACCGCGGCGTGCAGCACGCCCTGGTGTACCTGGATCTGGACCAGTTCAAGATCGTCAACGATACCTGTGGCCACGGTGCGGGCGACGAACTCCTGGCGCGCCTGGGCCGGGTTCTGGCGGCACAGGTCCGTGAGCGTGACATGGTGGCCCGGCTGGGCGGCGACGAGTTCGGTGTCCTGTTGCAGAACTGCGGCCTGGAAGACGCCGTGGGTGTTGCCGAGAAGCTGGTGGAGGCGGCGCGCAACTACGTGTTCGTGTGGCAGGATCAGGCGTTCTTTGTCGGTGCCAGTGCCGGCCTGGTGGCGGTTACCGCGGACAGCGTCGGCGCCGAGGATCTGCTCAGTGCGGCGGATACCGCATGTTACTCGGCCAAGTCCAATGGCCGTGACCGGGTGCAGGTCTACCGCGACGAGGACGGCCATGTGCTGCAGGAATCCGAGCTGATCCAGCAGGTGCCCCGCATCAACCGGGCCCTGGAGGAAGACCGCTTCGTGCTCTATCGCCAGCAGATCGTGCCGCTGTTTCCCGGGGCTGACGAGATGCCGCACTACGAGGTGCTGGTCCGCATGCTCGGTGAGGATGGCGAACTGGTCGCGCCGGGGAGTTTCATTCCCTCGGCGGAACGCTACCAGGTAATGCCGCGGGTGGATCGCTGGGTGGTGCGCCGCGCACTGCAGGGCATTCGTCAGATGCACCTGGAACAACGACAACCGGCCCGCTACAGCATCAACCTGTCGGGCACCACCGTGGGCGAGAAGGGGTTCGCGGATTTTCTCGAGGCGCGGGTGCGGGACACCGGAGTGCCGCCGGAGTGGCTGTGTTTCGAGATCACCGAGACGGCCACCATTCGCCGTCTGGAGACTGCCGTGGAGTTCATCCAGCGCATTCGCGCCCTGGGCTGTTCCTTCGCCCTGGACGATTTCGGTGCCGGGTTGTCGTCCTTCGGCTATCTGAAGACGCTACCGGTGGACTACATCAAGATCGACGGCCGCTTCGTGCGGGAACTGCTGCTGGACTCCTTCGACCAGGCCATGGTGGAGGCCATGCAGCGCATCGGCACGGTCATGGGGATCGAGACCATCGCCGAGTTCGTCGAGAACGAGGAGGTCATGGACCGGCTCCGCGACATCGGCGTGCGCTATGCCCAGGGCTTCGGTGTCCACAAGCCCGAGCCTTTCATCGACTAA
- a CDS encoding SpoIIE family protein phosphatase, whose amino-acid sequence MSSATSNDATEGATPEGDNGTLATVLLVDDEPVNLQLLRGMLRHRAGLEFLTAADGEEAVQRVSERRVDLVLMDVLMPGVDGYEATRRIKALDGDSYIPVLFVTALNDDEQLARCVACGGDDFIAKPVSRVQLNARVDSWLRISQVYRTLRRQRDELDAYQRRNEMDQWIARDVMQRATASEVLHRQGVAYRYHPAEILSGDMLLAAEGPDGRCFFLLADFTGHGIAASIGTVPAADLFYGAVAAGAGPEEVLARINRKLFEYLPANLFMAGALLVLDPRQQSVEVWNGGMPDVLYRAADGCHGRVTSSHLPLGVQRSFGSAGTTVLSAPEAVWAVSDGALEERDADGEEFGVARAEAALHAGGVGALDDAVAAFRDGTRDDMTMLEVRPADFAAPGVADVSRQAPRDWSFSLELDARALREVSPLQPVGDGVARMEAMDEESRQALLTVLAELYSNGLEHGVLGLDSGMKDSPDGFTAYYEGRQQALQALRVGRVRIQLDRRSDDAGPFLLIRMTDSGSGFDYQGLLAGGESDHSALRGRGLTLIQGMCESLRYYGRGNQVEAVYRLPTGR is encoded by the coding sequence ATGAGTTCGGCGACGAGCAACGACGCCACGGAGGGGGCAACGCCGGAAGGCGATAACGGCACGCTTGCCACCGTGCTGCTGGTGGACGATGAGCCGGTCAATCTGCAACTGCTTCGTGGTATGCTACGCCACCGCGCGGGCCTGGAGTTCCTCACGGCCGCAGACGGCGAGGAGGCGGTGCAGCGCGTCTCGGAGCGGCGTGTGGACCTGGTGCTCATGGACGTGCTCATGCCCGGGGTGGATGGTTACGAGGCCACTCGGCGCATCAAGGCCCTGGATGGCGACAGTTACATACCCGTGCTGTTCGTCACCGCCCTGAACGATGACGAGCAACTGGCCCGGTGCGTGGCCTGCGGCGGCGATGATTTCATTGCCAAGCCGGTGAGCCGTGTACAGCTCAACGCCCGGGTGGATTCCTGGCTGCGGATCAGCCAGGTGTACCGGACCCTGCGCAGGCAGCGGGACGAACTGGACGCCTATCAGCGGCGCAACGAGATGGACCAGTGGATTGCCCGCGACGTAATGCAGCGGGCGACCGCCTCCGAGGTTCTTCATCGCCAGGGTGTCGCCTATCGGTATCATCCCGCGGAGATCCTCAGTGGTGACATGCTGCTCGCTGCCGAGGGTCCGGACGGGCGGTGTTTCTTTCTGCTGGCAGACTTCACCGGGCACGGTATCGCCGCGAGCATCGGCACCGTGCCCGCTGCGGATCTGTTCTACGGCGCGGTTGCCGCCGGTGCCGGCCCCGAGGAGGTGCTGGCGCGGATCAACCGCAAGCTCTTCGAGTATCTGCCGGCGAATCTCTTCATGGCCGGTGCGTTGCTGGTGCTGGATCCGCGCCAGCAGAGCGTGGAGGTCTGGAACGGCGGCATGCCCGATGTCCTCTACCGTGCGGCGGACGGCTGCCACGGTCGCGTGACTTCCAGCCACCTGCCGCTGGGGGTACAACGGAGTTTCGGCTCCGCGGGAACCACGGTGTTGTCGGCGCCGGAGGCTGTCTGGGCGGTCAGTGACGGCGCCCTGGAAGAGCGCGACGCCGACGGCGAGGAGTTTGGCGTGGCGCGTGCCGAGGCGGCGCTCCATGCCGGTGGCGTCGGGGCGCTGGACGACGCCGTGGCGGCTTTCCGGGATGGAACCAGGGATGACATGACCATGCTGGAGGTGCGGCCGGCGGATTTCGCCGCACCGGGGGTCGCCGATGTCAGCCGTCAGGCGCCCCGGGATTGGTCGTTCAGCCTGGAGCTGGACGCCCGGGCCCTGCGGGAGGTGTCGCCGCTGCAACCCGTGGGCGACGGCGTGGCCCGCATGGAAGCGATGGACGAAGAGTCGCGGCAGGCGCTGCTCACGGTGCTGGCCGAACTCTACTCAAACGGTCTCGAGCACGGCGTGCTCGGGCTGGACTCCGGGATGAAGGATTCCCCGGACGGGTTTACCGCCTACTACGAAGGGCGGCAACAAGCGCTTCAGGCGCTCCGCGTCGGCCGCGTGCGGATTCAGCTGGATCGGCGCTCCGACGACGCCGGCCCGTTTCTCCTGATCCGCATGACGGATTCGGGCAGTGGATTCGACTATCAAGGCCTGCTGGCCGGGGGCGAGTCGGATCACTCCGCGCTGCGTGGCCGGGGGCTCACGCTGATCCAGGGCATGTGCGAGTCGCTCCGGTACTACGGGCGCGGCAATCAGGTCGAAGCGGTGTACCGGCTGCCCACGGGCCGTTGA
- a CDS encoding STAS domain-containing protein gives MPLTTSYSDEDGELIIRISGQFDFGLHRDFRDAYRNATGVRRFVVDLADTEYMDSSALGMLLLLREHAESHSSQVELRNVSGELERILRIANFHQLFPMRN, from the coding sequence ATGCCATTGACCACCAGTTATTCCGACGAGGACGGTGAGCTGATCATCCGTATCAGCGGCCAGTTCGACTTCGGCCTGCACCGCGATTTCCGCGATGCCTACCGCAACGCCACCGGCGTGCGGCGATTCGTGGTGGATCTGGCGGACACCGAGTACATGGATAGCTCTGCCCTGGGCATGCTGCTCCTGTTACGGGAACACGCGGAGTCCCACAGCTCGCAGGTGGAACTGCGCAACGTCAGCGGTGAGCTCGAGCGCATCCTGCGCATCGCCAATTTCCACCAGCTCTTCCCCATGCGCAACTAA